GTAAAAATATAGTACACTTTGGTCATAAACAAAAAGATCTGCAAAAGAACCTTCATTATAATCGTGCGgtgctttatttaaaaacatgcaCCACATAGAGGCacttaaattacatttttggtAGAGCAGATAGAAGCTACACTGCAGTTCAATAGAATAAGTTAATATGAAATCTAGTTTCCAGTCACTTCAACAGGTAAGTCTGAAACTAACAGGAACTTCAAGCAAAACGAACTATTCTACACTGCCCAAGATTAGATGTAAAATAAATGGGTCCTACGTTTCATCTCTGAGCACCAACAAGAACATGGGACTACAAGAATGGgacttaaaataaatggcaagaTTGCAGCCTACACCGATTTACTGTGAGCGCTGGTAAAAGTGTAGTTTACATAGCAAATTCTCACTAGTAGCACAGTTCTGGAAGAAAGATATTTTCAAGTAAAACTTACATTCAACTTCTAGAAAACATTACTGACAAATACCCGCATATATTAGAGAAAAAGGAACAGTAATAACTACAGTAGTTACATCAGTTTTAAAGTTTCAGATGAAGTCCACAAATCCAAGTGTTGCTCGTATTAGGACATTTTATACAAGTTTACGAAAgcaacgacaaaaaaaaaaataaaagcaacacaAAAGAACCAGATTTGATTGTGCCTACTGAAAAGTTGGTAGAGGAGCAAAGTCATTCGAAAATCACCGAGAGAAGCTCAGTTTGGTCTTAATTCACTTTGCCCTCCTCCATAAAATGTGGGAACTGTGATTTTACGACACTCTCCGAGCCATTCTTTTCCATTTCAGCGACCGTGCCCGGAATGCCTGAATGAGAGTCCATCTTCATCAAGCCTCCTGTGGAGCCAACCAAAGGGCCTCCAGCAAGGCTTCCAGGAAGTGGGATTCCTCCATTTTGGATGACTGAAATTTCATTGGCTTTCATGGCCAGCCCATTCGAGAAAGCAGCAGCATACTGGTTCCATACCGATGGGTCAAAGTTCATCGGGGAGGAGATCAGATCTTTCGGGGGCTGCAACATCTCTGGCATCATCTTGGACTCAGCACCCATGGCCATCAATGCCATAGGGTTATCCAAAGACAATCGCTGACCACGTCTTGTTGAATTATTCCACATGTGTGTTCCAACATGGACCTGCGATAAACAAGTTAAAAGGACATCAGCAAAACAAACCTCTAATAACAAGATGCTTATAGGTTCATAACAACTTGAACATTTATGCCCATAAATAAGCATATAGACTAATGCAGTTATGAGTTACCTTGAGGTTTCCTTTTGTTGTAAAAGCTCTACCACAGATGGTACAAGCAAAGGGTTTCTCTCCAGTGTGTGTACGTTCATGGATCTGCAGTGCACTAGCCGAGGAAAAGACCTTGCCACATACGTTACACAGGTGTTGCTTGGCAGAACGGCGAGAAGCACTTGAGCTGGGTGGCGGAGTGCCTGTTGCCTGGGATGGCTGTGAACCATGCTGATTATTGGCAACAACTGGATTCTCAGAGGGAATTTGCATTTCCAATTTAACCAGGCTTGGAGGCACCCTCAGGAATGGCATGTGACCAGCAGCTGTAAAGCATAAAGGCTTATTTAACAAACCAATTCCATATAGTTATTGCATTTTAATAGAATTtgagctaaaataaataaagtctacTCACAATATTCTCCATTGGACAATGACAGACCAGGCTCTTCTTTGATGGCCTTTGTACTGAAACTGGAAGTCAAATCCAGGGCTCCATTTGTTTCACTGAAATCCTGACTTCCATCAGACTCCGCTCTGACGGTTCCTCCGTTCAAATCATCTGGGTTTACAGGTTCTGGAGATTTTGCCTGTCCATTCTCCAATTGTCCATCTACTGGAGATGAAGAGTGAAATGAAGCAGAATCTGATGCAACTGGACTGCGCCCATTCTTGTACTCCAGCTCTCCAGCTGTGGACGGTGACTCTTTGGGCCCACCATCACTCTCGGAAGCAGTGCTGCTCGGTCGCTGCAAGTTCAGGGTAGATGTGAGGCTTTTCATTTGGTTTTCTAGGGCCGTAATGCCAGTGAACATGGCAGCTGAGCCACTGAACGGCTGATCGCCTTTGGCAGCATGTGCAGGAGTAGGCTCAGAGCAGTTTGGATTCTCTTGATTGTCAAAATCCACATCTTGTTCCTCCATGCTCTCCTCAAGCCCACTTCCGTCAATGTTCTTCTCGGTCAAACTGGAATCCATTGCTTCAGGGCCCTCATATTGGTTCTCAGGGAATGGAGTGTTGGGAATTTGGCCACCCATATGCATTCGAATATGCTGCTGTAGCACAACAGCATTGGTAAACTTTTTTTGGCAGATTGGGCAGGAGTGTTGCATTTTAAGAGGAGTGTTTGACCTGTGGACACCATAGTGGGCCTTAAGGTTGCCCTTAGTAGAAAAGGCCCTACCACATATCTTGCACTTGTAGGGCCGCTCACCTGTGTGGGTACGGTAATGCATCTTAAGGGAACTTTGGCAGCTCAGGATTCTGTGGCAGATCAGACATTCATTGGGGTCATTGGTCCTCTTCTCCAGGCCATCCACCATTTGCTGAAGCTTAGCTGTGCCAGACCCGTTCTCACCAAGCACACTGTTACCATTTATTTGATGCAGGCTTCCTAGTGAATCCGAGGCTTCTTTGTTTTGGTCCAGTCCTACCTCACTATTGAACATGCCTGACGAAATGGACGCACCATCACTGCCAGATGAGGAGGGTCTTTGTGTGTACAGTTCCCCAGTCAGTGGAACATCAAAAGTAGGCTTGAATCCCTGGAGAACTGATGAGTGGATGCCTGTGGAAGGGAGCCCAAGCACTGGTTTGCTGTCTACCATATTGGACTCCTCAATGGGCACAGACATGCCATAGGGAATGCCGTTGTTTGTAGGAATGTTATCTAGGTGCTCTGGTACAGGATGTGGATTCATTTTAATGTGTGGGTACTTTTCTTTGTGCCTCTGGAAATGCACTTTAAGGTTTCCTTTAGTTGTGAAACGGTTTCCACAAATGTTACATTTAAATGGTCTTTCACCGGTGTGTGAGCGTAAATGAATCTGCAAGGCACTGTCATTCCCAAAGGTCTTTCCACAAAACTTGCATTTATGCTTGTACATCTGCTCACCACCACCATTCTTCAACTCTGTTATGCCATGCATCttgtttttgccttttttgGAGGGGTCCAAGTTTGCAGCAATGTTGGTAAATGGGCTCTGGAATGCCATAACTGCTGGTGATTGAGGAAGTAAAGCTGGAAGTCTGTTTGCTAGATCTGGGAGCCCTTTGTTTGTATCGGTCTTCAGGGGTATGGAGCCAATGCTTCCAGCATGTGTTGTGGGAATGCCATTAGACTGGGTTAATTTACCTTGCTTCATAGTTTCCAAAGACAAACTCTGCGTGCCTGTACGTTTTCCAATTAGAGCTGCGGCAGCTGAGAGCTGCTGAGAAAGGTGTGCACCAAGTGCCTTCAGTGGATCCACTGTGGCTCCCATTGCAGATTGGATGCTCTGGGGTGTCATCATGGCCACTTGTATCCGAATTTGTTCAGTCAATTGAATCTGCTGCAGTTGCTGTTGCTGAAGACTAACCAGTTGCTCGAGGATCATGGGTATTGCGTGAAGGGCATCTTGAGATGAGGGAGACTTCTGAGAAGCTAAACTAGATGAATGCTGTGTTACAGCTACTCTGGTGGCAGGCATGGCTTCAAGAGTAACATTAGAGTCTTGCAATTTGGAAGCAGTTATGTAGCCAATGTCAAGGCTGTTGGACATATCGTCCTGGGATTGTTTTGAGTCTCCGTCTCCGTTTAGGTTCAATGCATCCTCAGTAGTGTCAGCTGAGTCAATGCTGTGCTTTGACTGAGAATGACTGCTGGACCGCCCATCGCTGTGGTCACTTTGGAATTCAGGAGAGCGTTGTGAGAACTCGAGCGGTATTTCACCCCCCTCCCCATCCTTCATAATGACAACCTGTTGACTCTTGGTGCAGTTTCTCTCATGTTCAAGAAACTCCATTTCATCAAAGAACTCGGCACAGCATTTTTCACAGACTCTTGTCTCCTCCAATCGACACCTCTTGATTTCATTCCCATCCTCTGTACGGACATCTTGTAGAACCCCTGCAGCAATAAACAAACAGCAAtccaaaaagagagagatgattgaATGGATGTGGATATCAGTGAAAAATTTTAGCAGTGCATGTACCAAATAGATCTGATGCATCAACatacataatattaataatagcaGCTTCTGCACTGTTACAGGACTGACCAAAGGGGTATTGGTTACAAGACACTGTACATAACACTTTGATCATATTGAAAGGTTCAGCTGATAACTTCAGATAGGATACCGGTATCTTAATTGAGGCTATGTCTATAAAGGATGTCATTACTTTGCCTTATCACTGTATAAAAGTACCATATTTTGTAAAGGCCCATCCACATTACCAAAGTCCCAAATatggacaataaaaaaaataaataaataaaaaactatgtTGACTGATCTCACTCTTTGAGCCAGTTTTTCCAAAAAGTTTGTCAGAATAAACAAGCAGTCTAGCCTTTACGTTTTTCAGCCACCTTGTCGTCCAAATGTTGCCGttttgcatgaaaaaaaaagagagaaggccATTAACATTCCAGCAACGAAACTGAGAAAGGCTCATTAATTGCTCACCAGGCATCctgttttttattgttcataaaAACCAGATACCACACAAGTTGCAGCTCGTGTTATATGGGGACTCTGAAATAAGGTGACGAAGCACAAAACTGTGATTTATGTAAACAAACTTAACTAActtgtgagaggaaaaaaaaaacttgagaaATTGATCAAGTTTGGATCAACTTATGGGCCGAATGCAATATACAAGATAACGAAGTACAAAATATTGTGTTAGGTCGttcatatagaaatatttagTGGAATAGAATCACCACGAAAAGTAATAAACAACgcttaaaatgaataaatcctCAAGTGGGTGAAGATAAATCAGATAAGAACCGAATCGCCACAAGGGGGCGCGTTGACCAAGAAGGGGAATATGAGGAGTCCTTTTGGGTCACATTTACTCAAATTACATAATAATACTCAAAGTTTTTCATGGTGATTAAAAAGGAACTATGATTTTATGGAGTTAAATGCAAGTTAATCGTTCAGATtacatttgggttttttttctgttttgttgtggTAATTAATAGCCAGGCAAATGCGCATGTAAAGGGGTCAACCTGGCCAGAGATCATGCAGTGGTGctacagtttacatatgtgaACAGCCATTGACCCCCCACCTTCACAAATACTCTTCCCCCATCCCCCAAACTCCATATGAAGCTTAAAGAAACTCATGCATTTCAACTGAGGTGGGGGGTTTATTGCTTTTGTGGCCAGTTTGTCCCTGGAATCAAGTTTCGTGCAGAAACCTGTTGATCGCCTTTGTATTGATCATCGCCTATGTATTTATAATTGGAACAACCCCCTAACTGCATCTCAAAAGCGAAATACTCATAATAACCTAAGGAGAAATTAGTACGCTAGAACTTTCCCCTCAGTTGACCGCATGAGCATCAGTTCATCGCCTCGGTTAAAAGTTAGGAGAAAAGATTTCATTCAGAAatgaggatttaaaaaaaaataataataaaaaaaaataaataccgCAGATTAACGCGAAATTCACTCGAGGATCACCCGAGGAGAtgagattattatatatatatatataaataatttttagaTCAGTTACAAACTGCAAAATATATTGTTAGGAACAATATTTCGACAAATAAGAggtgaaaataaattattaactctaaaatgtaaaaaagtgtgtttttagTGTGCGCCAACACAGAACACGTTAGAACACTAAACAACAGAGCGGCATCCAAACATGGAtgaaatttttaattaaaataataataaatagcccTTTTCTAATCAAAcaactgaactgaaatgaatcCCAATTACTACTACCTAGTATCAccagcaccaaaaaaaaaactttaagccTTTAGAACGGGCTTCAAGTTCGACATAAacactaatataataaaaaaaaattaatttcataaacataataattttttttttttgaccagcTCTTACCATTTTCTGTTGAATTGGGTTCTTCGGAGTTGATGTGCTGCGGTTTGGACTGCTTGCGTCGCGACATGGCAGGCTACACCACCATCTGGGGCAAAGAGTAACACGCTTTACTCCTTCGCCTTAGTAAATTCTCCAGGTCGGCCGAAATTAGCCCTTCAAGTAGAAATGCGCATGTcaaagtaattattattatcaataatgCATTGCGATTTATCATGGTGCCCTGACAGCTGATTGGCTCCAGTCCAAGTGCTTGCACATTATTCAAATAGGCTTCATTGATGAGGAAAGCAGAACGCGATAAGGAGGCGGGAGTAGAACCTCGCAAGAGCCAATCAAAATGCGGGGGCGTGTTCAGAGGGCGGGGAGAGAAAGGCATGCAAGGCGTGGATCAGAAATCAGAAAGAGGTCAGTGTTACTTTATAATTATTAAGCGATCTTGTATATAAACTTTTCCAGCACGCTCAACTTCAGTGTATACACAACAGTGAGTGATCCATTAGGGTACATAAAAGATtcataatagaaataataaaataactaaacatATATTGAATTAAAGTAACCAATTATGTatattaattaaacaatttaGAGCTTTGTATATCAAGTGTGTTTTCCCAAAACGTCtggatttaaaaattaaacattatttttacaGGCTACTGAAATTTGTATTTTATAATGCATGCACCCTTCATtaatctctctatctctctcgctctctctctctctctcattacatATAGAAAGGTTCAAACTCGGATCCCATCAGATTTAGACCACACacagacttctttttttttttttaaagaactgaAATCTGATCTGAAACTACACAGatatgtgttttcttttgttttgttttttacacaatcaagccagatTGACATTAGCTGACCCCATGTTTGCATATGCAATAGAAGAAAACACACTTCTAGGAGAAAAAGTAGGTgcaattcatttaaaataatgatcATAAAAAAAGTCaccagtttgtttttacagtctCAGGTTGAAGTCAAATCTTTTTGTGCGTCATCGTCCTTTGATTTAAATATGAAAATCAAAGTTCTTGTCATCACTTCAACATGTAAGGTGATACTGGATTCAAggtctttttgtgtgtgtgtgtgtaatatctcATTTAAAGGAAGAAAACCATAACCTACAGATAACATGAAGACATGTGAAAGTATATTTTTGCTGATCACAAAGACTATATTGTGTATACATACGTCTAGCATACACAGCTTATAGTGTAAAATGGTTAAAATAATCTAGGAGTGGTGCATTGATCATCACAGTATCCTTATCACATGTCCCAACAAGATCAAATATGGAGGTTGATGTTTAGTTCATAGTGCTCTATATCAAACACACAGGCAACACTGGACTTTGGCCAAAGTCTTCAAGATACAAGATGTAGCTATATATAGTTTTTGtgatatatgtttgtttttagatgtaggtatatatttttttgtgatatatgtttgtttttaataaaaaaatataaaaaaaaacagtaaattgCTCTATCCATTATATTAAGGTCTACAAAAACCATAGATGGCATAGCCCAGCAAATGGCTCTCAATCTATCACTAGTATGTCTTTTCAAAATGGACAGGGATTTTAATCCTCGAACCCCCGCTCACGTTTGCATAATGCGAGAGAGAGTGGTAAGTGCTCAGGGAGTGAGAAGGAATTTACTGCCTTCCTCAATAGATGGCCCAGCCATTACCaatacatctctctctgtcaattGTTTATGTCTTACACTATCACAAAGTAGATTGATGGCTCTGAAGCCTATTGAGATAGGAAATAGGAATGGGCCGTTTCACCAGCCTGCATCTGgcaaaaataaatctgatatgagAATGTGATATAGATCTTTGTGTGTTAAAAGGaatcagtgtatttatttgttaggGTATAATTTGGCagtttgaaatgaaattaaaaaaatggcaTAAGAGTAGGTTttgttataaatataaacattattactggcttacattgtgtgtctgtgtacagaGCTCATGTTTGTTTCATCTCATATATAAGTGCAAACAGATagttaattaaaatgagtatatatttgatattttaaatCTCCCAATACATTTGTTTTCTAAAACAATCATGTTTATTATCTGCTCTTTGTGCCATCTAGGAGGAGCCAAAAAAACTCATTCATCTCTATGGAgtaacataaatacacaaaataaccaCCACCTGTAAACTGCAGCCAAGAATTTTGTTTATACATGTATATGAGTGACCTCTGGCTGTCAATATCAAAGATCCTTGGAATCCTGATATATTGATTGTATTCATTAATAATATATGGCTTGTCTATTTCTGTTTGAATGATTGATAGACTGGGCTGATAAGATTTACTGAAgttgttttatatacatatatatatatatatatatatatatatatatatatatatatatatatatagatatatatatatatatatatatatatatatatatatatatatatatatatacatactttaTGTAAATTTCCTCTATAATATTTCTAGATATTTTATCAACataaaagatatttaaaaaaaaagggccAACATCCATGTAAAAACTAGCCACCTAGCCCACTGTTTCTTCGGATATTACACTGAGATAAAACCGAGTCATTAAAATGCCATGGCACAGAAGGACATCGcttataaaacatataaaaacagACGTCCATCACGTCCAGGCTGATGTGACCAAAGGTAGGAAAGAGAAGCAGCGCAGTCTAGACAGTTTATGGCCGTCAATTACAACCTGTGCCTTGATTGCGCTCAAGCTAAACAATTCTCACAGCTTGAGTAATAAACCCAAAGTAGTGGGCGAAAAGAGGTTTCATCTCCTCACTCGTCCTCTTTCAGAATGGACAGATGctttctttcacattttttttttccagaggggAGTGGTTTTAAACCTAGAGGATCTCATTATCTCTGTCCTTTCTCACAAGCTCAAGAACACTTTTAGAAAGCgagataaaaattaaattgtgtctgcatgtgtaaaAATGTCTAATTGTGTCTAATCCATTGGGTCTAATTACATGAATGTTTGACTGTATCAGTTTAGTTTCATGTACCTGTCTGAAAAACATGTTCATGCAAAGATTTCACCATGGAATCTATCCAAAAAAAAGCAAGATTGCTCATAGTTTTACTTTTAAACAAATCTGTTTCGGAAATGATTATTAGGTTTGAGAGGTTATGCCATGCAAATGTTGTTCGAGTGCACCAATTTTAGCTCAGAAAcgaaataaaacaaatacaaaaacaggtTGTATGTTTGTAGAATGTAGGGAAGATATAAGTAAGGGCCTTTTAATTCCATGTTCGCTAAAATATTCCATTGTTTCATTGCACTTTTATTTCTGTGGATAGGAAGGATATTTGTTAGTTGTTTGTTCACCACAATATTGTAACTTTTGCCCATCTACCTCAGAAAAGTTGCTCAGTTGAAGGGATGTAGAAGGGGAGCATTCACCAAGACTGTGTTTGTATGAGCAAAATagtcaaataataataagtaaaataataatgatttgaTGTGGATAAAAACAATCAGCTTAATAACAAATGCTTAATTTAGTTTAATTCTGGTGAAATACAGATCAAGCTGATAATAAGACCTGCTGTTATGTAAATTCACACAAATTCGTAATCCTGTTTTTGATATAAATCATTTCATATTGCTCATTGCTTAATGAAAGCGTTTAGATAAACATGTTTTACCCTCATTTCAGAAACACATTCTGGGTTTTTAGCTATGTCTAATTAAACTAtgaaaagcctttttttttttatctcagatGGTCttgccttttccttttttttttcttttaccagGGTCCTAAAAGGTTATGACTAATAGCAACTGGACAATAACGGTGCGACACTTGGAGTGCACTTGTAAATTGAACATGTGTTCCTGGAGTCGGTGTAAAACATGAAAGGCGAAGAGCAATCCAAAGGCCGCTGGGATTTTTCACATCAACATGTCAGCCTGGATTCTTTTAGCATTCTGGCATGGTTTCCACTTTCTCACATTGTATTCGACAATGAGAAATGTCACTTTACACTTCTACTttgctaccacacacacacacacacacacactctcacacacataaaggAAGCTTAAAAGTAAACCTGCCATAATAGCAAAAGCTGTTTGCTATTAAGTCAGATCAAgtcaaattttatttctaacaCAAATTCAATTTACATAACATCAAATTAAATAGCATGAAAAGACAAAGAATAACAATACGTTTCAAAAGACGGAAAATGGTTCCAGAGTTTAGGACCACCCACAGTACAAAGATTTGATCACCCTTTGTATTTGTATGACAATGTGGCAAATAGTTACAAGATTTTAGCTTTCTGGAGGTGGGGAAGGTCAATAATGTACTGTAGTACAAGACCAGAAAGATTTGAAGGAACGGTTTTATATTAGATTGTGAATGAAAATAAACCTAAAACTGTGTAAACATCTCTGAGAATATTTGCAATGTAAGGCATCTATGTAATTTCATTCCATCTatcagacacccttatccagagtgacttaaatttatcacattttttatacaactgagggttaagggcctttctcaagggcccaacagtgccAGCGTGGTGATCCCAGGACTTGGACTCACAACCTACGGACCAGCTTAACCTGTGAGCTACTACTTCCGTTTTCACATGAAGCTATGACAGATAATCCAGTATTCTGTGGTTACTTAATCATTCATATACGTTAACTCATGCAAATTCAAACAAACATGCTTTTGTGACACCTTTGGTCTTCGACTGAAGCTCCTCTGCATTAATGGCATTCCAGTCTGTCATCAAGGCCATGGCAAGAGGAAGCTAAACCAGCGCAAGTCACTCGTTCATACGATTCACCTGATTATAATGGATCAGAAGGGTTTAAATCAAATTACTTCATTGGACGTCTCTTGATTTGTTGTCAGTCGTTTGAAGAATGGCTCTGAACTGATTAAATTATCTATTTAAGTATCGAAAGTatagaaatagaataaaacGGATTGAACAGAACAAACAGTTTGTTATTCCACcaggaacgtgtgtgtgtgtacatctaaaCATATCCATCACTGCTGTTTCTTTTCATATTTCTGAAGTGTATTAGAGCATTTCAACAGCACCATACTGCTTTCATACATCATACATACTCTTTAATAAAAAGAGTCGATGTATCCTGCACATAGAGTTTGGACACAACCCTGCTACAGCATGgaagtggttaagatgttgggctactaatcagaaggttatgagtttgttTCCCAAGACCAACAAAgtgcccctgctgggcccttgagcaaggcccttaaacctcaattGCTCATTTGTATACATTAAgacgctctggataaggacagcTTACAGCAAATGTATCACACAAAACCAacttgcatctttttttttttgctgctatCTGTCTTTTGTATTCATGTCGACTATATATTCATATGTATTGCAgtttattcattacaaaactgtgtaCTACTTCTCTGTCCCTTGTCAGTTATTGTACACTTTATGTAGTACAGTGCACTTAGTTCTGTATTGTCTCCTGTAGTTCtgtattttatgtagcaccaaggtcctggaggaacgttgctTCATTTCATTGTGTACATCACTAGCTATATACggctgaaatgacaatacaAGCTTCTTGACTCGACTTGACTTTACAACATCTTACACGATGAAGCCACTGATGCTTAATTAATGGCACTGTTTTGTTTAACTTTGATAATTAATGACTGGTCAGCATGTTGCCTGCCAGACGCAAGGACATTATTATCGATGACAAAGCGTATTCCCCGTATGACCAAATACTCATGTTTATTCacaaaacttaaaaaataataaaaatcagaaaAGAAGTCAAAATGTGTCCAccaatgaatgaaataaaaagtattaaatgaattaaaaagacaaagtaaattattttaatggaTGTTAGAAGTCAGGGCTAATTTAAGGTTAAAAAGTGGTCAAGGATCAAGGTtagtatttataatttataagtataaatttgtataaaatttaGTCAAGTAATTCAGTCAAAGTATAAAGTAAAGTCAATGACCTTGCCCTGTTTATATGAATATCTCATGAGAGCATTTGCAATTTAAGTgagttttaatgtaattaatattttatataaatgtgtttattgattATAATTTGTTTATTGCCATTGCCATACTTTTTATACATTGGAaggtttccttttttaaattaaaatgactttatttattaaaaaacagagCAAGTGAGACTAATAAGTGCTTGTGAAAAAAATTAttggttgatgtgtgtgtgtgtgttcacacatgTTCACAAGCCTACTGGTGACGTCACAGTACAGCGCCTGGTGACTTGCAGTGAAAACCACTGAATGTGTGAACATTGCATAAAAGTCTAGAAATGTCTGtaacacatttataattatattattatgtcaCGCACATAACAGAAATTCTGCTATAAAGCAATGTTTAAATTAGTCCACATGCATTTAATCAGTTCCTTTCTTCATTTTATCTGCACTGGTTAAGCGTAAAAGAATTCTAGATACCAGAttgactttatttaaaaaaaatcaacaacaaaaaaaacctcagcatctctttctttattaataCAAAAGCTAAACTGGAGGCTGTAATGTTCGACCCTCTaaaacacacaattattactTAAGTTACAATAAGTACCATAACTATCATAGACTCATAATGTTACTCACAAAtctatatttttctttcctgtattttttttaatgatctgcAATACAGTCAAAGAAACAGaagtgaatatataaataaataaaataaatacacttatGTGGAAGTATGAGTCGAAATTACACTTATATTTATACACAGAAGTAtaaagtaaattattttaaaggaTATTAGAAGTCAGGGCAAATTTAAGGTTGAAAACAGGTTAgggtttgagtttttttttttatttaacagtttcCCCGTAAGTTGGATTTAATGTcagttgttttttaaatatattattttatttgttttattattttataattgatttaatatatatatttaatatatgcaTTGTCAATGTTCCTGTTTAATTGAAATAACTTTAATTAATGAAGAACCGAGCGAGCAAGCAAAAATTattggttggtgtgtgtgtgtgtgtgttgaattcagttaaaaaaaagatgaaattaCAAGGGACAGAAAATGAGGCTATAAATGACTTGAATAATGATCTAGAGGTACTTAGAAGAGCTAAATGTGAATGTcaggaa
The DNA window shown above is from Hemibagrus wyckioides isolate EC202008001 linkage group LG15, SWU_Hwy_1.0, whole genome shotgun sequence and carries:
- the sall4 gene encoding sal-like protein 4 — protein: MSRRKQSKPQHINSEEPNSTENGVLQDVRTEDGNEIKRCRLEETRVCEKCCAEFFDEMEFLEHERNCTKSQQVVIMKDGEGGEIPLEFSQRSPEFQSDHSDGRSSSHSQSKHSIDSADTTEDALNLNGDGDSKQSQDDMSNSLDIGYITASKLQDSNVTLEAMPATRVAVTQHSSSLASQKSPSSQDALHAIPMILEQLVSLQQQQLQQIQLTEQIRIQVAMMTPQSIQSAMGATVDPLKALGAHLSQQLSAAAALIGKRTGTQSLSLETMKQGKLTQSNGIPTTHAGSIGSIPLKTDTNKGLPDLANRLPALLPQSPAVMAFQSPFTNIAANLDPSKKGKNKMHGITELKNGGGEQMYKHKCKFCGKTFGNDSALQIHLRSHTGERPFKCNICGNRFTTKGNLKVHFQRHKEKYPHIKMNPHPVPEHLDNIPTNNGIPYGMSVPIEESNMVDSKPVLGLPSTGIHSSVLQGFKPTFDVPLTGELYTQRPSSSGSDGASISSGMFNSEVGLDQNKEASDSLGSLHQINGNSVLGENGSGTAKLQQMVDGLEKRTNDPNECLICHRILSCQSSLKMHYRTHTGERPYKCKICGRAFSTKGNLKAHYGVHRSNTPLKMQHSCPICQKKFTNAVVLQQHIRMHMGGQIPNTPFPENQYEGPEAMDSSLTEKNIDGSGLEESMEEQDVDFDNQENPNCSEPTPAHAAKGDQPFSGSAAMFTGITALENQMKSLTSTLNLQRPSSTASESDGGPKESPSTAGELEYKNGRSPVASDSASFHSSSPVDGQLENGQAKSPEPVNPDDLNGGTVRAESDGSQDFSETNGALDLTSSFSTKAIKEEPGLSLSNGEYSAGHMPFLRVPPSLVKLEMQIPSENPVVANNQHGSQPSQATGTPPPSSSASRRSAKQHLCNVCGKVFSSASALQIHERTHTGEKPFACTICGRAFTTKGNLKVHVGTHMWNNSTRRGQRLSLDNPMALMAMGAESKMMPEMLQPPKDLISSPMNFDPSVWNQYAAAFSNGLAMKANEISVIQNGGIPLPGSLAGGPLVGSTGGLMKMDSHSGIPGTVAEMEKNGSESVVKSQFPHFMEEGKVN